The Alphaproteobacteria bacterium genomic sequence CATTTGGGAAGGCCACTTGGCGACCGAGCTTTGGTACACCCAGGTTCAGATCGAGGCCGTATTGGACGACATGGTGATGAAGCTAGGCAAAGTCATGGACCTCGAAGTCGGTGATACCGTGATGTTCAACTGTACCCGGGATTCGGAGGTCGAACTCCGCTGCGGCGGCGTGCCGCTCCTTGTGGGCCGCATGGGACGTGTCGGCAGCACCATGGCCATTCGCGTAACGGATCAGATTAGAAATGAGGATAGGAACTGATGGATCTCCCGGTTCTGCTAGATGGCGCCGTCGCCATCCTTCTGCTGATCACCATCGGATACTGCGTCGTACTCTACGCGCGCCTTAACGAGGTCCGTCGGTCTAACGCGACGATGAAGAAGTTGATGACCGAATTTACCTCGGCGACCGAACGGGCGCAGGCAGGGCTCCTGTCGATTAAGTCGACCGGGAGCGAACTTTCCAACGCCTTGAGCGAACGCATCGACGAGGCACGTGCCCTAAAGGGCGACCTTGTTTACGTGACTCAGGCGGCGCAAACGCTGGCGGAAAGGCTCGACGCATCCATCGACGAGCGGTCTCGCCCCACGGAGGCTGCGCCTAAACGGTCGGCCCCGAAGCCCAAAAGAACGGCCACGACCGGAAAGGCAATTGCGCGCACGGCGAGCGAAAGCGAACGCCAACTGATGGTTGCGCTCCAGCAGGCGCGCTAAAGGATACCCATGTTCCGCAAACTCCGTCTCCTGCCGATTGTTATCGTCCTCGCCTTTGCCGCCTTTGGCGTCAAGGTCAGTGGACTGTGGTCGGAGGCCGAGCGATTTGGGCCTCCCTTGGTGGTACAGGCGGCGCAGGCAGCCGAGCCCGCGACCGAAGAGGACCCTTTTGCCAACGATACCGGCGGAGCCGGAGAATCGGCTGCCGGAAGCGAGTCGGCGGACGACGACGCCCTGACCCAATCCAGTGCCGACGATACCGGCAGGCCGGCCGATCAATCCGGTGGGCAGATATTTACCGAAGCCGAGGTCCAACTCCTGCAAGATCTGTCGGCACGGCGCGAACAGCTCGAGTTGCGGGCCCGGGAGCTCGATATCCGCGAGAACCTGCTGGAGGCCGCCGAAAAGCGGATTGAAGACAAGATCGCCGAACTGCGCCAAATTGAAGCCAAGATCGATTCCCTCATCCAACAACACGATGCCCAGGAAGAAGGGAAACTCCGCAGCCTGGTTCGGGTCTACGAGACCATGAAACCCAAGGAAGCCGCGCGTATCTTCAATGAACTCGATCTCGATATCCTGCTCGATGTTGCCGAACTGATGAACGAACGGCGACTGGCACCGGTTCTCGCCGCGATGACGCCGCAACGCGCGACCACGGTGACGACCGAGATCAGAACCCGCAAACAGCTCCCGGAGCGGCTCGAATCGGGCGAAAACGGGGCGGGGCCCGCGCCTCAGGGCGCAGCGGCACCTGGTACCGGCGGTCAGGGAAGCTGATCCCCCATCTATCATCGCGCGGTATCGCTTCTGTGTGCCGTAAACTGTTGATATTGTTCGTCTAGTCAATGTCGGCAACCGGTCGGGGTTTGTGGCGACCGCGAAAAAAAAGCAATTCTGGTTGATGCGCGTCGAAGCGAGGCTATTGCAGGCCGTAGCCCTTATGGCGGGCCTTTGCGCGGGGCTGACCCCGTTCGACGGTCTGGCGCAGGAAACCGTGCTGGCACGGGCCTTCCAGGGGCCCACCTTCGCGCGCATCGTGTTCGACTGGCCCGCGCCGGTCCCCTATGACGCGCGCGGTGGGGGCGATCTTCTAGTCATCGAGTTCGGCCGGCCGTTGGTCGCGGACCTTTCGGCGATTACCAACGTGCTTGGCGATCTCGTGCTGGATGCCAGAATCGAGGAGGACGGCCGTTCGGTGACGCTCCTCCTGAGCGACGCGTATCAGATCAAGACGACGGCGAACGGCCGGTCGATTATTTTCGATTTCGCCGTCCCACAGTCGGCCGCGACCGCACCGCCACCGCGGGCCGCAGCCCCGCCTGTTCGCCGGGCACCGCCGCAACAGGCCGCGCCGCAACCGCCAGCACCGGCAGCGCCGCAGAACGCGCCGAGCATCCGCGTTCGCGCTGGCGTCCATGATAGCTATACGCGGGTCGTGTTCGATTGGCCGGGCGAGGTCGGCTACGAGGTTGTAAAAACCGGCGACACGGTTTCGATCCGATTCGACCGCGCCGCAAGTTTCGGGATGTCGCGGGTGTTGGCGGAGGGCCGACTGTCGCGCATTACCTCTGCAAGCGGCGACACCGCGCAATACGGATCGACCGCCACCCTTAAAGTCGCAGACACCAGCCGGGTGCGACATTTCCGGAACGGCCGTTCGGTCGTCGTCGACATCCTGGGCGAGGGCGCACCGCGAACCCAGACCGCAGCCGAGTCCGCGCCGGCCCGGCGCGCCGCGCCCGTGCCACCGCCCGCGGTGCCTGTCGCGCCGGTCGAAAGGGCACGGGCCCCGGCGCCCCCGCCAGCCCAGGCCGCGGTCGCACACGCGGCAGACACAGGTACCGTAGGCGACCTCAAGGTACGTTTTGTTCAGGAAAGCGGCACCGTATCGGCGCTGTTCGAGTGGGACGGCCCGGTGGCCGCAGCCTTCTTCGAACGTGCCGGATTTGTTTGGGCAGTGTTCGATGGCGAAGGCGCCGTCGATGTGGCCGAGATCCCAGCAGCCCTCGCGGAAACCGTGTTTCTCGCCACGCCCGCCGAGGTAGACGGCGCAACGGCCGTTCGGATGCGGGTCCAAAAGGACTTAATGCTTGCATCGGCGTCCCGTGTCGGCGGGACTTGGCGTATCGATTTCCGACGCGCACCGACCGCACCGGCGCATCCAATCGACGTCCGTCGCGAGGCCGGCGGTGCCGGTCAGGCGCGCGTTACGTTGCCGTTGGCGGAAGCGGAGCATCGGATCGACCTCGACGATCCCGAGGTCGGCGATTCCATTGCCGTCGTGCCGTCGCTGCGGTCCGGCGCTGGTGTCGCCGCCGAGCGGGCGTTTGCGCAATTCCGGGTTCTCGCCTCCGCCCAGGGCGTGGCCGTCGAACCGTGGTCCGACGATGTCGCGCTGGCGGTCGACGGTGGGCTAGTGAGGATTACCGGCCCCGACGGACTATTTCTTTCGGAAGACGGGCTTCAGGAACCGCTCCAGGTCGCGGCAGCCGGATCGCAACCGCATGGCGCGGCGGCGCCTGCGGCCGACGCGGGGCATGGTGCCGCATCCGACGATGCCGCCGCGGACGACGGCCATACCGACGCGCCCGACGGCCACGGCGACACCGAACACGCGACCGACACCGGCGGCGCCCATGACGAGGCGGGCGAAACCGCAGTGCTGGCCTCGGTCGATACGCTGCTCCGCTACGCCGAATGGTCCCGCGGCGGCGAGGACGATTACTTCGAACACCTACAGGAACTCAACCTCGCCCTTGCCGAGGCGCCGGAGTCGCAGCGTGCTGAGGCCCAATGGGATCTCGCGCGTTTTTACTTCGCCCACAGCTTGGCACCCGAGACACTCGGCGTTCTAGGTATTCTGGCTTCGGAGAATCCGGCGATCCAGCAGGACCTGACCTACAAGGCCCTGCGCGGGGCGTCGCGCCTATTGATGGGGCGGACCGAATTGGCGGCGGAAGACCTGCTCGATCCTGCATTCAGCGCCGATCCGGGTGCCTCGCTATGGCGCGGCGCTCTATATGCCGAACGCGGCGAATGGGAGGCAGCGGCCCAGGAGTTTGCGATCGGTTCGTTTGCCGTTTCGTCGTTCCCGCCGGCGTTGCAGGCCCGGTTCAAACTATCGGCGGCCAAGGCAGCTCTTGCCATCGACGACATCGACACCGTGCAGGCCGAACTTACTGGGTTCGATCGACAACCCGGCGCGTCGGCAGCCCAGGTCAGCGAAGCTAAGCTCGTGCTCGGTCAAGCGCGAATCCTGGCAGGCGATGCCGAGGGCGGGATAGAATTGCTTGAGCAGGTTGTCGCGGAAAAATTCCGCCCGACATGGGGTGAAGCCGAGATCGCGATGACCAACTACCGCCTGGAACAGGGCGAGGTGAATGGCGATACCGCAATCGATCATTTAGAGCGATTGGCGCATGTTTGGCGTGGCGGTCAGTTCGAGTTGGACCTGCTTTCCAAACTCAAGACGATGCACTTGGATAACGGAAACTACCGTGCCGCGCTGGAGACTCTTCGCGCGATTTCCAACACGTTTGAGGGCACGCCCGAGGCGCGCGCCGCGGGCGATGAAATGGAAGCGATCTACCGCCGACTCTATCTCGACGGTGAGTCGGAAAAACTTGGACCGGTCGCCGCGCTCGGTCTGTATTTCGATTTTCGCGAACTGACCCCCGTCGGCGGCGACGGCGACGAGATGGTCCGAAATCTGGCGGACCGGCTGGTCTCGGTCGACTTACTCGGCCGGGCGGCTGAGCTGATCGACTTCCAGGTCAATTTCCGGCTCCGCGGCGCTGAAAAAGCGCGGGTCGCCGCCAAGCTCGCGGCGATTTACCTGCTCGACCGTCAACCGCAGAAGGCGTTGGAATCGCTGGACAAAAGTAGGTTCCGGGCGATCCCCGGCGCGTTGCTTGGGGAGCGACGCTATCTACAGGCCCGCGCCTTTATCGAGTTGCAGCGGTTTGAAGACGCCCAACGCCTGTTGGCTCAGGACGATTCGAAAGACGCGGCGGCGTTGCGGGCGGACATTTTTTGGCGAACCAGTAACTGGCCGCAGGCAGCCCAGGCGTTCGAAGCGGTCTTAGGCCGGCGCCACCAAGACGGTGCCAGCCTCAGTCGAGACGAACGCAACCGGGTGATGCAAATGACCGTCGCCTATGCGTTGGCCAACGACCGGGCTGCCATCGACGACGTACGGCAGCGCTACGGTTCTCTCATGGCCTCGACCGAAGACGCGAGTGCCTTCGAGGTTCTGACATCGAATCCCGACCGCGCTTCCATCGGCTTTAGGGAAGTTTCCAGCAGAATCGCCCAAATCAGTACGCTCGACTCGTTCATGGAGCGCTACCGCAGCGGTCTTCAACAGGATGGCGTCGGCGCCATCAACTAGCCGGGCCGGCCGACGCGTCGGCTAGTGAAGTAGGCGAGGAGGGAAGGGGCGCTATCCGAAACTGAGAACCAGGCTGTTAGCGACCAGGTTCCACCCATCGACCAAAACGAAGAAGACCAGTTTGAAAGGAAGCGATATCAGGATCGGCGGCAGCATCATCATGCCCATCGACATCAGGACCGATGCCACGACCATGTCGATGATGATGAACGGGATAAAGAGCAGGAATCCGATTTCGAAGGCCCGGCGCAACTCGCTGATTAAGAAGGCCGGTATCAAGGCACGGAACGGCGTCGTCGACGGTTCGCTCGGCAACTCCGAACCTGAAAGGTCGAGGAAAAGGCCGAGGTCTTTTTCCCGGACCTGCCCGAGCATGAAGGTATGGACGGGCACCGAGATCCGCGTGAACGCTTCGACTTCGCTGATCTCGTCGTTTATCAACGGTACGATGCCTTCTTGGTAAGCGCTCTCGAAGGTCGGTGCCATCACGTAACCCGTGAGAAACAGCGCGAGCCCGATAATCACGACATTGGGCGGCGTTTGCTGGACGCCCATCGCGCTCCTAAGAAGCGATAGAACGACAACGATCCGGGTGAACGACGTCATCACGACTAGCAACGACGGCGCTAGCGCAATGACCGTCACCAACGCGATGATCTGTAGGATTCGGCCGGTAAGCGGCCCTGCCTCGCCGCCGAGATCGAGGGAAAATTCCTGGGCCGCCGCGGGGCCTGCAGCGACGAGCGCCGCCAGCAAAACGATGAAGCCAAAGACCTGTGGTGAGGCCTCTATCCTGAATCGGTTACGCCACATCGTATTGGCCTCCCGGGCCTTTCCCGCGTCGAAGCGCGTCGCGCACGCTTGGGTTTTCTTCGGCGAAGTCTCCATCGGGCGAACCCGGTGCCGGGACGCCGGATTCAACGACCATGTCGCGATCGGCACCAAGGAGGACCAGATGCTCGGTGTCGTCGCGCCGGATCAAGATCAGTCGTCGCTTCGCATCGACCGGCAGGACTTCGACAATGTCGAGCCTGCGTCCCTTGGTGTTCTTACGTGCGCCCGATGATCCGCCGCGTGGCAGGGTCACTCGCGGCGTGAAGCCAAATCGCTTGGCCAGCAAGGCGATGCCGCCGATGAGTCCGAGGACGAAAAC encodes the following:
- a CDS encoding DUF6468 domain-containing protein, which codes for MDLPVLLDGAVAILLLITIGYCVVLYARLNEVRRSNATMKKLMTEFTSATERAQAGLLSIKSTGSELSNALSERIDEARALKGDLVYVTQAAQTLAERLDASIDERSRPTEAAPKRSAPKPKRTATTGKAIARTASESERQLMVALQQAR
- a CDS encoding flagellar biosynthetic protein FliO — protein: MDVDQVVRGLLALVFVLGLIGGIALLAKRFGFTPRVTLPRGGSSGARKNTKGRRLDIVEVLPVDAKRRLILIRRDDTEHLVLLGADRDMVVESGVPAPGSPDGDFAEENPSVRDALRRGKGPGGQYDVA
- the fliP gene encoding flagellar type III secretion system pore protein FliP (The bacterial flagellar biogenesis protein FliP forms a type III secretion system (T3SS)-type pore required for flagellar assembly.), with product MWRNRFRIEASPQVFGFIVLLAALVAAGPAAAQEFSLDLGGEAGPLTGRILQIIALVTVIALAPSLLVVMTSFTRIVVVLSLLRSAMGVQQTPPNVVIIGLALFLTGYVMAPTFESAYQEGIVPLINDEISEVEAFTRISVPVHTFMLGQVREKDLGLFLDLSGSELPSEPSTTPFRALIPAFLISELRRAFEIGFLLFIPFIIIDMVVASVLMSMGMMMLPPILISLPFKLVFFVLVDGWNLVANSLVLSFG